A single Roseomonas gilardii DNA region contains:
- a CDS encoding Glu/Leu/Phe/Val family dehydrogenase — translation MSTYSGPVFEMARSQFETIADHIGIPQHERPRILMPKRAITVACPIHRDDGSIAVFEGYRVQHHLTFGPTKGGTRYAANVDLGEVAALAIWMSWKCALAGLPYGGAKGGIAVDPHSLSRRELEALSRRYMQEMIPFVGPQTDVPAPDMGTNEQVMAWFMDTYSMYQGQATPEVVTGKPVAVGGTVGRREATGRGVAHLVGRAMEQLGIDPRGATAIVQGYGNVGSVSALTLAGMGIRILGVSDHTACYHDPRGLDLTAIERHVAAHGVLAGFSSELACDPAALLVQPCDILVPAAVERVIDADVARRLRCRILAEGANGPTTPDADRVLEERDDIFVLPDILCNSGGVIVSYFEWVQDIQRLFWEEDEVKSRANQILDRAFHQVQERVRRERISQRVAAMAIGVEKVLDGKRMRGLFP, via the coding sequence ATGTCCACCTATTCCGGCCCCGTCTTCGAGATGGCGCGCAGCCAGTTCGAGACCATCGCCGACCATATCGGCATTCCGCAGCACGAGCGTCCGCGCATCCTGATGCCGAAGCGGGCGATCACCGTCGCCTGCCCGATCCATCGCGACGATGGCAGCATCGCCGTCTTCGAGGGCTACCGCGTCCAGCACCACCTGACCTTCGGTCCGACCAAGGGTGGCACGCGCTATGCCGCCAATGTCGATCTCGGCGAAGTCGCGGCGCTGGCGATCTGGATGAGCTGGAAATGCGCCCTGGCCGGGCTGCCCTATGGCGGCGCCAAGGGGGGCATCGCGGTCGACCCGCATTCCCTTTCGCGGCGTGAACTGGAGGCGCTCTCGCGCCGCTACATGCAGGAGATGATCCCCTTCGTCGGGCCGCAGACCGATGTGCCCGCGCCCGATATGGGTACCAATGAGCAGGTCATGGCCTGGTTCATGGACACCTACTCCATGTACCAGGGCCAGGCGACACCCGAGGTGGTGACCGGCAAGCCGGTCGCGGTGGGCGGCACGGTCGGCCGGCGCGAAGCCACCGGCCGCGGCGTCGCGCATCTCGTCGGACGGGCGATGGAGCAGCTCGGTATCGATCCCCGTGGCGCGACGGCCATCGTACAGGGCTACGGCAATGTCGGCTCCGTCTCCGCGCTGACGCTGGCCGGGATGGGCATCCGCATCCTGGGCGTCAGCGACCACACCGCGTGCTACCACGATCCGCGCGGCCTGGATCTCACGGCGATCGAGCGGCATGTCGCGGCGCATGGGGTGCTCGCCGGCTTCTCCAGCGAACTGGCCTGCGACCCGGCGGCGCTGCTGGTGCAGCCCTGCGACATCCTGGTGCCGGCCGCGGTGGAGCGGGTGATCGATGCCGATGTCGCGCGCCGGCTGCGCTGCCGCATCCTGGCAGAGGGCGCGAACGGGCCGACCACCCCGGATGCGGACCGCGTGCTGGAGGAACGCGACGACATCTTCGTGCTGCCCGACATCCTCTGCAACTCGGGTGGCGTGATCGTCAGCTATTTCGAGTGGGTGCAGGATATCCAGCGCCTCTTCTGGGAGGAGGACGAGGTGAAGAGCAGGGCCAATCAGATCCTCGACCGGGCCTTTCACCAGGTGCAGGAGCGCGTGCGCCGGGAGCGGATCTCCCAGCGCGTGGCAGCGATGGCCATTGGGGTCGAAAAGGTGTTGGACGGCAAGCGTATGCGAGGGCTGTTCCCTTGA
- a CDS encoding amino acid ABC transporter ATP-binding protein, whose translation MITLRKVNKWYGQYHALKSVSAEVAPGSVVVVCGPSGSGKSTLIRTINRLEPIGDGQILVNGEDVHAAKGREINRIRSHIGFVFQQFNLFPHLSVLDNVAIAPVRILGLSWHEAREQARALLTRVGLAARIDRYPHHLSGGQQQRVAIARALAMKPPVMLFDEPTSALDPEMVGEVLQVMQSLAAEGMTMICVTHEMGFAREVASEVWFMDHGEIIETGSPAGFFSAPRSERARKFLAEIRH comes from the coding sequence ATGATCACGCTCCGCAAGGTCAACAAGTGGTACGGCCAGTACCACGCCCTGAAGTCGGTCAGCGCGGAGGTCGCGCCTGGTTCGGTGGTCGTCGTCTGTGGTCCCTCGGGCTCCGGCAAGTCCACGCTGATCCGCACGATCAACCGGCTGGAACCGATCGGCGACGGCCAGATCCTGGTCAACGGCGAGGACGTGCATGCCGCGAAGGGCCGGGAAATCAACCGGATCCGCAGCCATATCGGCTTCGTCTTCCAGCAGTTCAACCTGTTCCCGCATCTCAGCGTGCTCGACAACGTGGCGATCGCGCCGGTCCGCATCCTCGGCCTCTCCTGGCACGAGGCGCGCGAACAGGCCCGCGCGCTCCTCACCCGGGTTGGCCTCGCGGCGCGGATCGACCGCTACCCGCACCACCTTTCGGGCGGGCAGCAGCAGCGCGTCGCCATCGCGCGGGCGCTCGCCATGAAGCCTCCGGTGATGCTGTTCGATGAGCCCACCTCGGCGCTCGATCCGGAGATGGTCGGCGAGGTGCTGCAGGTGATGCAGTCGCTGGCCGCCGAGGGCATGACGATGATCTGCGTCACCCACGAGATGGGCTTCGCGCGCGAGGTGGCGAGCGAGGTCTGGTTCATGGACCACGGCGAGATCATCGAGACCGGCAGCCCGGCCGGGTTCTTCTCCGCGCCCCGCTCGGAGCGCGCCCGGAAGTTCCTCGCCGAGATCAGGCACTGA
- a CDS encoding amino acid ABC transporter permease produces MLDILRDNWVLLLIGQYPNGPLGGLAMTLILAVSAIAAAFVLGTLIALARTSGIALLYWPATALVYVVRGLPPVMAVFWAYFALPALTGQAIPGFWTLLVALILYESTYLSEIIRAGIQSLPKGQVEAAKALGFGYGRITRDIVLPQVYHTMLPSMVSQFVSTIKETSLGYIIAVQELTFAANQINSQLLTRPFEVFLILAAIYFLVCFTLTSAARFLERRVARQRNAPALKVQPA; encoded by the coding sequence ATGCTCGACATCCTTCGCGACAACTGGGTGCTGCTGCTGATCGGCCAGTACCCGAACGGCCCGCTCGGCGGGCTGGCGATGACCCTGATCCTGGCAGTCAGCGCCATCGCCGCGGCCTTCGTCCTCGGCACGCTGATCGCGCTGGCGCGGACGAGCGGCATCGCGCTGCTGTACTGGCCGGCCACGGCGCTGGTCTATGTCGTGCGCGGCCTGCCGCCGGTCATGGCGGTGTTCTGGGCCTATTTCGCCCTGCCGGCGCTGACCGGCCAGGCAATCCCGGGCTTCTGGACGCTCCTGGTCGCGCTGATCCTCTACGAGAGCACCTATCTCTCGGAGATCATCCGCGCCGGCATCCAGTCGCTGCCGAAGGGACAGGTCGAGGCGGCGAAGGCGCTCGGCTTCGGCTACGGCCGCATCACGCGCGACATCGTGCTGCCGCAGGTCTACCACACCATGCTGCCGAGCATGGTCAGCCAGTTCGTCTCGACCATCAAGGAAACCTCGCTCGGCTACATCATCGCGGTGCAGGAGCTGACCTTCGCCGCCAACCAGATCAACAGCCAGCTCCTGACCCGGCCCTTCGAGGTCTTCCTGATCCTGGCAGCGATCTACTTCCTGGTCTGCTTCACCCTGACCTCGGCCGCCCGCTTCCTGGAGCGGCGCGTCGCGAGGCAGCGCAACGCTCCCGCCCTGAAGGTGCAACCGGCATGA
- a CDS encoding amino acid ABC transporter permease, whose protein sequence is MLDMLSIVSADGGTWVWMGLATTLALTIFAGAIAFGLGTLLAVIRVAGGRGAEAAVTAYVEFQRNVPMLVHILFWYFGIAALLPDTVADWINERGSEFAFAGIAIGLCMAAYISEDLRSGLRAVPKGQYEAAQSLGMTYPDLMQRIIMPQVFRVAAPGLVNQALLLFKNTSLAMAIGVAELTYRTREIESLTFRTFAAFGVATAIYLAVSFVIMGAGAMIGRRLDFLRR, encoded by the coding sequence ATGCTCGACATGCTCAGCATCGTATCCGCGGATGGCGGCACCTGGGTCTGGATGGGGCTCGCGACGACGCTGGCCCTGACCATCTTCGCCGGAGCCATCGCCTTCGGCCTCGGCACGCTGCTCGCCGTCATCCGCGTGGCGGGAGGACGCGGCGCGGAAGCCGCGGTCACCGCCTATGTCGAGTTCCAGCGCAACGTGCCGATGCTGGTACATATCCTGTTCTGGTACTTCGGCATCGCCGCGCTGCTGCCCGACACGGTGGCGGACTGGATCAACGAGCGCGGCAGCGAGTTCGCCTTCGCCGGCATCGCCATCGGCCTCTGCATGGCAGCCTATATCTCCGAAGATCTGCGCAGTGGCCTGCGCGCGGTTCCGAAGGGGCAGTACGAGGCGGCGCAGTCGCTCGGCATGACCTATCCCGACCTGATGCAGAGGATCATCATGCCGCAGGTCTTCCGCGTGGCAGCACCCGGCCTCGTGAACCAGGCGCTGCTGCTGTTCAAGAACACCAGCCTCGCCATGGCCATCGGCGTGGCCGAGCTGACCTACCGGACGCGCGAGATCGAGAGCCTGACCTTCCGCACCTTCGCCGCCTTCGGCGTCGCGACCGCGATCTACCTCGCCGTCTCCTTCGTCATCATGGGCGCCGGCGCGATGATCGGCCGCCGCCTCGACTTCCTGCGGCGGTGA
- a CDS encoding ABC transporter substrate-binding protein: protein MRFATVALTALLVLGVSAARADQLDDIRQRGTLVCATLGTAEPFSFQDPATRQTIGYDVDFCRRIAEHLGVKLELKLLAVEARIPELSQGRVDVVAANLGYTPERAQQIDYSHFYYVGQQKLLARAGDSIRVANDVGGRRVSTIKGSTSELAVRESVPTAQTVTFQDAPSAFLALQQRRVVAFAASEIMLVRFRAQLPDGTLTILEPSLMREPWGIGVRRGEARLLAAVNEALTGMEQSGEAASIFDRWLGAGSAYHMTREFRIEPRG, encoded by the coding sequence ATGCGCTTCGCCACCGTGGCTTTGACTGCCTTGCTTGTCCTTGGTGTCTCCGCCGCCCGAGCCGACCAGTTGGATGACATCCGCCAGCGCGGCACACTGGTCTGCGCCACATTGGGCACAGCCGAGCCCTTCAGCTTCCAGGATCCCGCGACGCGGCAGACCATTGGCTACGATGTCGATTTCTGCCGGCGTATCGCCGAGCATCTGGGCGTGAAGCTGGAGCTGAAGCTGCTGGCGGTGGAGGCCCGCATCCCGGAGCTTTCGCAGGGCCGGGTGGATGTGGTGGCGGCCAATCTCGGCTATACGCCGGAACGCGCGCAGCAGATCGACTATAGCCACTTCTACTATGTGGGCCAGCAGAAGCTGCTGGCCCGCGCCGGCGACAGCATCCGGGTCGCAAATGATGTGGGTGGTCGGCGCGTCAGCACCATCAAAGGCTCCACCTCGGAGCTGGCGGTGCGCGAGAGCGTGCCCACCGCCCAGACGGTGACGTTCCAGGACGCGCCCTCCGCCTTCCTGGCGCTGCAGCAGCGGCGTGTCGTCGCCTTCGCCGCTTCCGAGATCATGCTGGTCCGCTTCCGCGCCCAGTTGCCGGATGGGACGCTGACCATCCTCGAACCTTCGCTGATGCGCGAGCCCTGGGGCATCGGCGTGCGGCGCGGCGAGGCACGGCTGCTCGCCGCCGTCAACGAGGCGCTGACGGGAATGGAGCAGTCGGGCGAGGCGGCTTCGATCTTCGATCGCTGGCTCGGCGCCGGCTCGGCCTATCACATGACCCGCGAGTTCCGGATCGAGCCGCGCGGCTGA
- a CDS encoding aminotransferase class I/II-fold pyridoxal phosphate-dependent enzyme, protein MTDITIARRPAAIKPSPSMAARALVLKLRAEGRSIVDFTLGEPDFNTPAHITEAAFAAARKGETRYTAPAGTQALRDAIAAKFGRENGLDVPADRIVVGSGAKQLIATAFAATLDDGDEVVVPAPYWVSYPDMAVMNGGVPVFVDCAEANDFKLTPEQLRGAITPRTKWLVLNSPNNPSGAVYSRAEMAALAEVLAGHPQVLVMTDEIYEHFIYDGATMDSFAAVAPALAGRTLTINGVSKAYAMTGWRIGYATGPAALVRTIVNLISQSTSCPSAVSQAAAVAALTGDQGMVREANALYQERRDRIVALLNGIPGITCRTPSGAFYVYPNVGGLIGRRTQDGAVLGSDVEIGLFLLREAGVAVVDGSSYGLSPYLRISFATSMDEIKEGCDRIRRACESLR, encoded by the coding sequence ATGACCGACATCACCATCGCCCGCCGTCCGGCGGCCATCAAGCCCTCGCCCAGTATGGCCGCGCGTGCCCTGGTCCTCAAGCTGCGTGCCGAAGGTCGCAGCATCGTTGACTTCACACTGGGCGAGCCGGATTTCAACACCCCCGCCCACATCACTGAGGCCGCCTTCGCCGCGGCGCGCAAGGGCGAGACGCGCTACACGGCCCCGGCCGGCACCCAGGCGCTGCGCGACGCCATCGCCGCCAAGTTCGGCCGCGAGAACGGGCTGGACGTGCCGGCGGACCGCATCGTCGTCGGCAGCGGCGCGAAGCAGCTGATCGCGACCGCCTTCGCCGCGACGCTGGACGATGGCGACGAGGTGGTGGTGCCGGCGCCGTACTGGGTCTCCTATCCGGACATGGCCGTGATGAACGGGGGCGTGCCGGTCTTCGTGGATTGCGCTGAAGCGAATGACTTCAAGCTGACGCCGGAGCAGCTTCGTGGCGCCATCACGCCGCGAACGAAGTGGCTGGTGCTGAATTCGCCCAACAACCCGAGCGGCGCCGTCTATTCCCGTGCGGAGATGGCGGCGCTCGCTGAGGTGCTCGCCGGTCATCCGCAGGTGCTGGTGATGACGGACGAGATCTACGAGCACTTCATCTACGACGGCGCCACCATGGATTCCTTCGCCGCCGTGGCACCGGCACTGGCCGGCCGGACCCTGACGATCAATGGCGTCTCCAAAGCCTATGCCATGACCGGCTGGCGCATCGGCTACGCTACCGGGCCGGCGGCGCTGGTGCGGACCATCGTCAACCTGATCTCGCAGAGCACCTCCTGCCCCTCGGCGGTGAGCCAGGCGGCGGCCGTGGCCGCGCTGACCGGCGACCAGGGTATGGTGCGCGAGGCGAATGCTCTCTACCAGGAGCGCCGCGACCGCATCGTGGCGCTCCTGAACGGGATCCCCGGCATCACCTGCCGCACGCCAAGCGGCGCCTTCTACGTCTATCCGAATGTCGGTGGCCTGATCGGCCGGCGCACGCAGGACGGCGCGGTGCTGGGCAGCGATGTCGAGATCGGGCTCTTTCTGCTGCGAGAGGCCGGGGTCGCCGTGGTCGATGGCAGCTCCTATGGCCTCAGCCCCTATCTCCGCATCTCCTTCGCCACCTCGATGGACGAGATCAAGGAAGGCTGCGACCGCATCCGGCGCGCCTGCGAGAGCCTGCGCTGA
- a CDS encoding RraA family protein, with amino-acid sequence MPATTTFQPILPPTLTPAEDAALRALATPLLSDNMDRLVGATGLNKYHRQGMLVGTALTVRSRPGDNLGMYQALALMQQGHVIVVDAGGDLNNAICGDLMRAYAVSRGCAGFVVDGAIRDVASFANGDFPCYARGVVHRGPYKSGPAFLNLPVSIGGQVVRPGDIVVGDEDGLVFIAPDRLADTIAAAQAKLRAEQAIMAEIEGGAERQSWLHGLLGQMGIQV; translated from the coding sequence ATGCCAGCCACGACCACTTTCCAGCCGATCCTGCCGCCTACCCTGACGCCGGCGGAGGACGCTGCTCTCCGTGCTCTCGCCACACCGTTGCTCAGCGACAACATGGATCGCCTCGTCGGCGCGACCGGCCTCAACAAGTATCATCGCCAGGGGATGCTGGTGGGCACGGCACTGACCGTCCGCTCGCGTCCGGGCGACAACCTCGGCATGTATCAGGCCCTGGCGCTGATGCAGCAGGGCCATGTGATCGTCGTCGATGCGGGGGGCGATCTCAACAACGCCATCTGCGGCGACCTGATGCGCGCCTACGCCGTCTCGCGCGGCTGCGCCGGCTTCGTGGTCGATGGCGCCATCCGTGACGTCGCCAGCTTCGCCAACGGCGATTTCCCTTGCTACGCGCGCGGCGTCGTCCATCGCGGCCCGTACAAGTCCGGCCCCGCCTTCCTGAACCTGCCGGTCAGCATCGGCGGTCAGGTGGTTCGTCCCGGCGACATCGTCGTGGGCGACGAGGACGGGCTCGTCTTCATCGCGCCAGACCGCCTCGCCGATACGATTGCTGCAGCACAGGCGAAGCTGCGCGCCGAGCAGGCCATCATGGCCGAGATCGAAGGTGGCGCCGAGCGCCAGAGCTGGCTGCACGGCCTGCTCGGCCAGATGGGCATCCAGGTCTGA
- a CDS encoding LysR family transcriptional regulator produces MPTIKQLEALRWIVALGSFEKAAERLHTTQSAISKRIQELEAELRTPVFDRAQRSSRLTAKGEAIMTLAEELLSVRDRILAVGTSRAIAMRQLRFGVTELTAMTWLPAFVSELRASYPNIALEPEVEMSADLVESLRKGSLDFIIVPDTFWTPGLRRVPLINVQNAWMCSPELFHDRRMLPLRELARFNILTQGRRSGSGLVFGKWLEENGVEFPRLLTSNSLMAMVGLTLAAVGVSYLPQSCFGGLVEQGRLWVISTDPPLPAVTYALMFRGTESSNVVDSLANIARSTCNFSDPIRWA; encoded by the coding sequence ATGCCCACCATCAAGCAACTGGAAGCGTTGCGCTGGATCGTGGCGCTGGGCAGCTTCGAGAAGGCAGCGGAGCGCCTGCACACCACGCAGTCCGCCATCTCGAAGCGGATCCAGGAGCTGGAAGCCGAGCTTCGCACGCCGGTTTTCGACCGGGCGCAGCGTAGCTCGCGCCTGACGGCGAAGGGCGAGGCCATCATGACGCTGGCCGAGGAGCTGCTATCGGTGCGCGACCGCATCCTCGCCGTTGGCACCAGCCGTGCCATCGCGATGCGGCAGTTGCGTTTCGGAGTGACCGAATTGACGGCCATGACCTGGCTTCCTGCCTTCGTCAGCGAGCTGCGCGCCTCCTATCCCAACATCGCACTGGAGCCGGAGGTGGAGATGAGCGCCGACCTCGTGGAATCCCTTCGGAAGGGCAGCCTCGACTTCATTATCGTCCCGGACACCTTCTGGACGCCTGGCCTGCGGCGCGTGCCGCTGATCAATGTGCAGAATGCCTGGATGTGTAGCCCAGAGCTGTTTCACGACCGTCGCATGCTACCGCTGCGCGAGCTGGCCCGCTTCAATATCCTGACGCAAGGGCGACGCTCCGGTTCGGGCTTGGTCTTCGGCAAATGGCTCGAGGAGAACGGTGTCGAGTTCCCGCGTCTGCTGACCAGCAACAGTCTCATGGCCATGGTGGGCCTGACCCTGGCGGCGGTAGGGGTCAGCTACCTGCCGCAGAGTTGCTTCGGTGGCTTGGTGGAACAGGGTAGGCTGTGGGTCATCTCGACTGACCCGCCGCTCCCCGCAGTCACCTACGCGTTAATGTTTCGCGGAACGGAATCCAGCAACGTCGTCGATTCCCTGGCGAACATCGCAAGGTCGACCTGCAATTTCTCGGACCCCATCCGCTGGGCTTGA
- a CDS encoding MFS transporter — MRATHTASVSERLDRLPILPFHKRILLLVGAGLFFDAFDIYLANSVLGSIVQSGWSTVEKNAAFLSATAFGMLIGSLMAGMLGDRYGRKFTYQFNLLVFGLSSLLCAVMPNMELLIGARFLTGIGLGAELVIGYGLLSEFVPPAWRGRWAALLSCIAQFGLFAATLMSWIVIPTLGWRAMFVIAGIGGLIVFIARKNIPESPRWLERNGRQAEADAIVARIEAEAPAAAAAMPAPQPAVSPGAAGIGPLDPRFRRPLVIGAITQIVQSAAIYGFIALLPTFLARQGIPINQSLGQSVLMTLGGPAGAILAYFLSDRIGRKPAIVGGSLLAAIIGPCFALVESQVVATALGFVMFSLVYFLVSVIQAGYLPELFPTQVRMRLTSWAVTAGRLASIGIPFASVFLVQAGGMLAVVSGVAVLLVIQAVTIGLLAVETGSRSLEAIEAEEVGGSVASR; from the coding sequence ATGAGGGCCACGCATACCGCTTCGGTTTCGGAACGCCTGGACCGGCTTCCGATCCTGCCGTTCCACAAGAGGATCCTGCTGCTGGTGGGCGCCGGCCTGTTCTTCGACGCCTTCGACATCTACCTCGCCAATTCGGTCCTGGGCTCGATTGTCCAGAGCGGCTGGTCGACCGTCGAGAAGAATGCCGCCTTCCTGTCCGCCACGGCCTTCGGCATGCTGATTGGTTCGTTGATGGCGGGCATGCTCGGCGACCGCTACGGCCGGAAGTTCACCTACCAGTTCAACCTCCTCGTCTTCGGCCTTTCCTCGCTGCTCTGTGCGGTGATGCCGAACATGGAGCTGCTGATCGGTGCGCGCTTCCTCACCGGGATCGGTCTGGGCGCCGAGCTGGTGATTGGTTACGGCCTGCTCAGCGAGTTCGTCCCGCCGGCCTGGCGTGGCCGCTGGGCGGCGCTGCTCTCCTGCATTGCGCAGTTCGGTCTCTTCGCCGCCACTCTGATGAGTTGGATCGTGATCCCCACCCTGGGTTGGCGTGCCATGTTCGTCATCGCCGGGATTGGTGGCCTGATCGTTTTCATCGCCCGCAAGAACATTCCGGAATCGCCGCGCTGGCTGGAAAGGAATGGCCGACAGGCCGAGGCCGACGCGATTGTGGCCCGGATCGAGGCCGAGGCACCGGCCGCCGCCGCCGCCATGCCGGCGCCACAGCCGGCCGTCAGCCCCGGTGCGGCCGGGATCGGCCCGCTCGATCCGCGCTTCCGCCGGCCGCTCGTGATCGGCGCGATCACGCAGATCGTGCAGAGCGCCGCGATCTATGGCTTCATCGCCCTGCTGCCCACCTTCCTCGCTCGCCAGGGCATCCCGATCAACCAGTCGCTGGGCCAGTCGGTGCTGATGACCCTGGGCGGTCCGGCCGGTGCCATCCTCGCCTACTTCCTCAGCGACCGCATCGGGCGCAAGCCGGCGATCGTCGGTGGCTCGCTGCTCGCCGCCATCATCGGTCCGTGCTTCGCCCTGGTGGAATCCCAGGTCGTGGCGACCGCGCTCGGCTTCGTCATGTTCAGCCTCGTCTACTTCCTGGTCTCGGTGATCCAGGCCGGCTACCTTCCGGAGCTGTTCCCGACCCAGGTCCGCATGCGGCTGACGAGCTGGGCCGTGACCGCGGGGCGTCTCGCCTCGATCGGCATCCCCTTCGCCTCCGTGTTCCTGGTGCAGGCCGGCGGCATGCTGGCGGTGGTGAGCGGCGTGGCCGTGCTGCTGGTCATCCAGGCCGTGACGATCGGCCTGCTCGCGGTGGAGACCGGCAGCAGGAGCCTGGAGGCGATCGAGGCGGAAGAGGTAGGCGGAAGCGTGGCCAGCCGCTGA
- a CDS encoding acetyl-CoA carboxylase biotin carboxyl carrier protein, translating to MDIDEIKTLIRLVSEAPIAELEYREGETSVRIVRHGVASAGEAPPPAAGAAADPAPVVAGGASPGGVDGAETAPHRCAAPLPGLFYRRAGPTEPPFAEVGAAVAAGQTLGLIEAMKMLTPVKAPADGVVLRILAENGAMVDEGAPLFEIG from the coding sequence ATGGACATCGATGAGATCAAGACGCTGATCCGCCTCGTGAGCGAGGCGCCCATCGCCGAGCTGGAATACCGAGAGGGCGAGACCAGCGTCAGGATCGTCAGGCACGGTGTGGCATCGGCCGGGGAGGCCCCGCCTCCGGCGGCCGGAGCAGCGGCCGATCCCGCCCCCGTCGTCGCCGGCGGCGCATCACCGGGCGGGGTGGATGGCGCGGAGACCGCGCCGCATCGCTGCGCGGCGCCGCTGCCCGGACTCTTCTACCGACGCGCCGGCCCCACGGAGCCGCCCTTCGCGGAAGTGGGAGCGGCCGTGGCGGCCGGCCAAACCCTCGGTCTCATCGAGGCAATGAAGATGCTGACACCGGTCAAGGCGCCGGCGGACGGCGTGGTCCTGCGGATCCTCGCCGAGAATGGCGCGATGGTGGACGAGGGCGCGCCGCTCTTCGAGATCGGCTGA
- the accC gene encoding acetyl-CoA carboxylase biotin carboxylase subunit: protein MLKRVLIANRGEIALRIQRACRLLGIESVQVFSEADREAPYVATANRALCIGPAAAAHSYLSIDRLLLAAELTGADAVHPGYGFLSENAGFARALEEAGLVFVGPPAAAIETMGDKIAAKRAMRAAGVPCVPGVDGALPADDAACRRIAAEIGYPVIIKAAGGGGGRGMRIVEAPDRLVEAVATTREEAARAFGNPDVYMEKFLQAPRHVEIQVLADAHGNAVWLGERDCSLQRRHQKVVEEAPAPGIPRALIEEVGARCAAACLDIGYRGAGTFEFLYEGGAFYFIEMNTRVQVEHPVTEMVTGIDIVAWQLRIASGLPLGFTQAEIRRSGHAIECRINAEDPFTFRPCPGRILRWRAPGGPGIRVETHVESGYSVQPYYDSMIAKVIAHGADREEAMARLRAALAETRVEGIATNIALHEAILAEPGFRQGGVGIHHLEHWLKERDHG, encoded by the coding sequence ATGCTGAAACGGGTACTGATCGCGAACCGTGGCGAGATCGCGCTGCGCATCCAGCGGGCCTGCCGCCTGCTCGGCATCGAATCCGTCCAGGTCTTCTCCGAGGCCGACCGCGAAGCCCCCTATGTCGCGACCGCCAACCGGGCGCTCTGCATCGGGCCGGCGGCGGCCGCGCACAGCTATCTCAGCATCGACCGGCTGCTGCTGGCCGCGGAACTGACCGGCGCCGACGCTGTGCATCCGGGCTACGGGTTCCTTTCCGAGAATGCCGGCTTCGCCCGTGCCCTGGAGGAAGCAGGCCTGGTCTTCGTCGGCCCGCCCGCCGCGGCCATCGAGACGATGGGCGACAAGATCGCCGCCAAGCGGGCGATGCGCGCCGCCGGGGTGCCGTGCGTGCCGGGCGTGGACGGCGCCCTGCCGGCCGACGACGCGGCCTGCCGCCGCATCGCCGCGGAAATCGGCTATCCCGTCATCATCAAGGCGGCCGGCGGCGGTGGCGGCCGCGGCATGCGGATCGTCGAGGCGCCCGATCGGCTGGTCGAGGCCGTCGCCACGACACGGGAGGAGGCCGCCCGGGCCTTCGGCAACCCCGACGTCTACATGGAGAAGTTCCTCCAAGCCCCCCGCCATGTGGAGATCCAGGTGCTGGCGGACGCGCATGGCAACGCGGTCTGGCTCGGCGAGCGCGACTGCTCGCTGCAACGGCGGCACCAGAAGGTCGTGGAGGAAGCGCCGGCGCCGGGCATCCCCCGCGCGCTGATCGAGGAGGTGGGCGCGCGCTGCGCTGCCGCCTGCCTCGACATCGGCTATCGCGGCGCCGGCACCTTCGAGTTCCTCTACGAGGGCGGCGCCTTCTACTTCATCGAGATGAACACGCGTGTCCAGGTCGAGCATCCCGTCACCGAGATGGTGACGGGGATCGACATCGTCGCCTGGCAGCTCCGTATCGCCTCGGGTCTGCCGCTCGGCTTCACCCAGGCCGAGATCCGGCGCAGCGGCCATGCCATCGAGTGCCGGATCAACGCCGAGGACCCCTTCACCTTCCGCCCCTGCCCGGGGCGGATCCTCCGCTGGCGGGCACCCGGCGGCCCCGGCATCCGCGTCGAGACGCATGTCGAGAGCGGCTACTCGGTGCAGCCCTACTATGACTCGATGATCGCCAAGGTGATCGCCCACGGCGCCGATCGGGAAGAAGCCATGGCGCGCCTTCGCGCCGCCCTGGCCGAGACGCGGGTCGAAGGCATCGCCACCAATATCGCGCTCCACGAGGCGATCCTGGCGGAACCCGGCTTCCGCCAGGGTGGCGTCGGCATCCATCACCTGGAGCACTGGCTGAAGGAGCGCGACCATGGCTGA